The Catharus ustulatus isolate bCatUst1 unplaced genomic scaffold, bCatUst1.pri.v2 scaffold_155_arrow_ctg1, whole genome shotgun sequence genome includes a window with the following:
- the LOC117011439 gene encoding uncharacterized protein LOC117011439 isoform X4, whose translation MSREVDPKGCHLLEKSSQLVSQSTEPIKRSVEIHAGSEELLPFPGDRGLTSGKTTEREEEENAEVVNGDHQSKEGSGSDENCVGSVSAQAGSEGNCESFPDDSSEDPVEGSENSIKPKIPLSDPVVVPNFFLPPQEMETSMRLLSTSSHPSASPEGPLPERSSPWGAQPPGRTLSGAPQDAHPGVPAGPGVPTPALSRHRRGHTDPGCLHHRGCGRGLRAAHRRGQGAVPGQRGPVEQRAPLQQHCGRYRTIAREEGIRGLWRGTPPNIARNAVINCGELVTYDLIKDALLRAQLMADNVPCHFVAAFGAGFCATVVASPVDVVKTRYMNASPGQYSNALSCLLALLTQDGPAGLYKGSGSEMFQLMAAPVPSRSLSWAFLHLCQWTLLQLGKSACASWLQLCMQFSSHPRASEAHPTLGLSPSLPVDSSAAWKVSMCVVAPALQPFSSHPRALKPTPRWAFLHLCQWTLLHLGKSACASWLQLCCSSALILEP comes from the exons ATGAGCAGAGAAGTGGATCCCAAAGGCTGCCATcttctggaaaaatccagtCAGTTGGTGTCTCAG AGCACTGAACCCATCAAGAGAAGTGTAGAGATCCATGcaggctctgaggagctgctgccattcccaggagACAGGGGTTTGACCAGTGGAAAAACCactgagagagaggaggaggaaaatgctgaGGTTGTAAATGGAGATCATCAAAGCAAAGAAGGAAGTGGTTCTGATGAGAACTGTGTTGGGAGTGTATCAGCACAAGCTGGCTCAGAAGGAAACTGTGAGAGCTTCCCTGATGACAGCAGTGAAGACCCAGTGGAAGGCTCAGAAAACTCCATcaaaccaaaaatcccttt ATCTGATCCTGTTGTTGTTCCCAACTTCTTCCTTCCACCCCAGGAGATGGAAACCTCCATGAGACTGCTCAGCACTTCCTCTCATCCCTCTGCATCTCCAGAGGG CCCTCTCCCGGAGAGAAGCTCACCCTGGGGGGCACAACCCCCTGGGAGGACCCTCAGTGGAGCACCGCAGGACGCTCACCCCggggtccctgcagggccaggagtccCAACACCCGCCCTCTCCAGGCACAGGCGTGGGCACACGGATCCTGGCTGCCTGCACCACAGGGGCTGTGGCCGTGGCCTGCGCGCAGCCCACCGACGTGGTCAAGGTGCGGTTCCAGGCCAGCGCGGCCCTGTCGAACAGCGCGCCCCGctacagcagcactgtggaCGCTACCGCACCATCGCCAGGGAGGAGGGGATCCGCGGGCTCTGGAGAG GGACGCCGCCCAACATCGCCCGCAATGCCGTCATCAACTGCGGGGAGCTCGTCACCTACGACCTCATCAAGGACGCGCTGCTGCGggcacagctcatggcag ACAATGTCCCGTGCCACTTCGTGGCCGCCTTTGGCGCCGGGTTCTGTGCCACAGTGGTGGCATCGCCGGTGGACGTGGTGAAGACGCGGTACATGAACGCCAGCCCCGGGCAGTACAGCAACGCCCTGAGCtgcctcctggccctgctcacgCAGGATGGCCCCGCCGGCCTCTACAAGGG ctctggctctgagATGTTCCAGTTGATGGCTGCTCCAGTTCCTTCCAG GTCCCTGAG ctgggcctttctccatctctgccagtggactctTCTGCAGCTTGGAAAGTcagcatgtgcgtcgtggctccagctctgcatgcagttcagctctcatcctagagcctctgaagcccaccccacg ctgggcctttctccatctctgccagtggactctTCTGCAGCTTGGAAAGTcagcatgtgcgtcgtggctccagctctgcagccgttcagctctcatcctagagccttgaagcccaccccacg ctgggcctttctccatctctgccagtggactctTCTGCACCTTGGAAAGTcagcatgtgcgtcgtggctccagctctgctgcagttcagctctcatcctagagccttga
- the LOC117011439 gene encoding uncharacterized protein LOC117011439 isoform X5: MSREVDPKGCHLLEKSSQLVSQSTEPIKRSVEIHAGSEELLPFPGDRGLTSGKTTEREEEENAEVVNGDHQSKEGSGSDENCVGSVSAQAGSEGNCESFPDDSSEDPVEGSENSIKPKIPLSDPVVVPNFFLPPQEMETSMRLLSTSSHPSASPEGPLPERSSPWGAQPPGRTLSGAPQDAHPGVPAGPGVPTPALSRHRRGHTDPGCLHHRGCGRGLRAAHRRGQGAVPGQRGPVEQRAPLQQHCGRYRTIAREEGIRGLWRGTPPNIARNAVINCGELVTYDLIKDALLRAQLMADNVPCHFVAAFGAGFCATVVASPVDVVKTRYMNASPGQYSNALSCLLALLTQDGPAGLYKGSGSEMFQLMAAPVPSRSLSWAFLHLCQWTLLQLGKSACASWLQLCMQFSSHPRASEAHPTLGLSPSLPVDSSAAWKVSMCVVAPALQPFSSHPRALKPTPRWAFLHLCQWTLLQLGKSACASWLQLCCSSALILEP, from the exons ATGAGCAGAGAAGTGGATCCCAAAGGCTGCCATcttctggaaaaatccagtCAGTTGGTGTCTCAG AGCACTGAACCCATCAAGAGAAGTGTAGAGATCCATGcaggctctgaggagctgctgccattcccaggagACAGGGGTTTGACCAGTGGAAAAACCactgagagagaggaggaggaaaatgctgaGGTTGTAAATGGAGATCATCAAAGCAAAGAAGGAAGTGGTTCTGATGAGAACTGTGTTGGGAGTGTATCAGCACAAGCTGGCTCAGAAGGAAACTGTGAGAGCTTCCCTGATGACAGCAGTGAAGACCCAGTGGAAGGCTCAGAAAACTCCATcaaaccaaaaatcccttt ATCTGATCCTGTTGTTGTTCCCAACTTCTTCCTTCCACCCCAGGAGATGGAAACCTCCATGAGACTGCTCAGCACTTCCTCTCATCCCTCTGCATCTCCAGAGGG CCCTCTCCCGGAGAGAAGCTCACCCTGGGGGGCACAACCCCCTGGGAGGACCCTCAGTGGAGCACCGCAGGACGCTCACCCCggggtccctgcagggccaggagtccCAACACCCGCCCTCTCCAGGCACAGGCGTGGGCACACGGATCCTGGCTGCCTGCACCACAGGGGCTGTGGCCGTGGCCTGCGCGCAGCCCACCGACGTGGTCAAGGTGCGGTTCCAGGCCAGCGCGGCCCTGTCGAACAGCGCGCCCCGctacagcagcactgtggaCGCTACCGCACCATCGCCAGGGAGGAGGGGATCCGCGGGCTCTGGAGAG GGACGCCGCCCAACATCGCCCGCAATGCCGTCATCAACTGCGGGGAGCTCGTCACCTACGACCTCATCAAGGACGCGCTGCTGCGggcacagctcatggcag ACAATGTCCCGTGCCACTTCGTGGCCGCCTTTGGCGCCGGGTTCTGTGCCACAGTGGTGGCATCGCCGGTGGACGTGGTGAAGACGCGGTACATGAACGCCAGCCCCGGGCAGTACAGCAACGCCCTGAGCtgcctcctggccctgctcacgCAGGATGGCCCCGCCGGCCTCTACAAGGG ctctggctctgagATGTTCCAGTTGATGGCTGCTCCAGTTCCTTCCAG GTCCCTGAG ctgggcctttctccatctctgccagtggactctTCTGCAGCTTGGAAAGTcagcatgtgcgtcgtggctccagctctgcatgcagttcagctctcatcctagagcctctgaagcccaccccacg ctgggcctttctccatctctgccagtggactctTCTGCAGCTTGGAAAGTcagcatgtgcgtcgtggctccagctctgcagccgttcagctctcatcctagagccttgaagcccaccccacg ctgggcctttctccatctctgccagtggactctTCTGCAGCTCGGAAAGTcagcatgtgcgtcgtggctccagctctgctgcagttcagctctcatcctagagccttga
- the LOC117011439 gene encoding uncharacterized protein LOC117011439 isoform X1 has product MSREVDPKGCHLLEKSSQLVSQSTEPIKRSVEIHAGSEELLPFPGDRGLTSGKTTEREEEENAEVVNGDHQSKEGSGSDENCVGSVSAQAGSEGNCESFPDDSSEDPVEGSENSIKPKIPLSDPVVVPNFFLPPQEMETSMRLLSTSSHPSASPEGPLPERSSPWGAQPPGRTLSGAPQDAHPGVPAGPGVPTPALSRHRRGHTDPGCLHHRGCGRGLRAAHRRGQGAVPGQRGPVEQRAPLQQHCGRYRTIAREEGIRGLWRGTPPNIARNAVINCGELVTYDLIKDALLRAQLMADNVPCHFVAAFGAGFCATVVASPVDVVKTRYMNASPGQYSNALSCLLALLTQDGPAGLYKGSGSEMFQLMAAPVPSRSLSWAFLHLCQWTLLQLGKSACASWLQLCMQFSSHPRASEAHPTLGLSPSLPVDSSAAWKVSMCVVAPALQPFSSHPRALKPTPRWAFLHLCQWTLLQLGKSACASWLQLCCSSALILEPPSPPHAGPFSISASGFLCSLEGQHVRRGSSSAAVQLSS; this is encoded by the exons ATGAGCAGAGAAGTGGATCCCAAAGGCTGCCATcttctggaaaaatccagtCAGTTGGTGTCTCAG AGCACTGAACCCATCAAGAGAAGTGTAGAGATCCATGcaggctctgaggagctgctgccattcccaggagACAGGGGTTTGACCAGTGGAAAAACCactgagagagaggaggaggaaaatgctgaGGTTGTAAATGGAGATCATCAAAGCAAAGAAGGAAGTGGTTCTGATGAGAACTGTGTTGGGAGTGTATCAGCACAAGCTGGCTCAGAAGGAAACTGTGAGAGCTTCCCTGATGACAGCAGTGAAGACCCAGTGGAAGGCTCAGAAAACTCCATcaaaccaaaaatcccttt ATCTGATCCTGTTGTTGTTCCCAACTTCTTCCTTCCACCCCAGGAGATGGAAACCTCCATGAGACTGCTCAGCACTTCCTCTCATCCCTCTGCATCTCCAGAGGG CCCTCTCCCGGAGAGAAGCTCACCCTGGGGGGCACAACCCCCTGGGAGGACCCTCAGTGGAGCACCGCAGGACGCTCACCCCggggtccctgcagggccaggagtccCAACACCCGCCCTCTCCAGGCACAGGCGTGGGCACACGGATCCTGGCTGCCTGCACCACAGGGGCTGTGGCCGTGGCCTGCGCGCAGCCCACCGACGTGGTCAAGGTGCGGTTCCAGGCCAGCGCGGCCCTGTCGAACAGCGCGCCCCGctacagcagcactgtggaCGCTACCGCACCATCGCCAGGGAGGAGGGGATCCGCGGGCTCTGGAGAG GGACGCCGCCCAACATCGCCCGCAATGCCGTCATCAACTGCGGGGAGCTCGTCACCTACGACCTCATCAAGGACGCGCTGCTGCGggcacagctcatggcag ACAATGTCCCGTGCCACTTCGTGGCCGCCTTTGGCGCCGGGTTCTGTGCCACAGTGGTGGCATCGCCGGTGGACGTGGTGAAGACGCGGTACATGAACGCCAGCCCCGGGCAGTACAGCAACGCCCTGAGCtgcctcctggccctgctcacgCAGGATGGCCCCGCCGGCCTCTACAAGGG ctctggctctgagATGTTCCAGTTGATGGCTGCTCCAGTTCCTTCCAG GTCCCTGAG ctgggcctttctccatctctgccagtggactctTCTGCAGCTTGGAAAGTcagcatgtgcgtcgtggctccagctctgcatgcagttcagctctcatcctagagcctctgaagcccaccccacg ctgggcctttctccatctctgccagtggactctTCTGCAGCTTGGAAAGTcagcatgtgcgtcgtggctccagctctgcagccgttcagctctcatcctagagccttgaagcccaccccacg ctgggcctttctccatctctgccagtggactctTCTGCAGCTTGGAAAGTcagcatgtgcgtcgtggctccagctctgctgcagttcagctctcatcctagagcctccaagcccaccccacg ctgggcctttctccatctctgccagcgGATTCTTGTGCAGCTTGGAAGGgcagcatgtgcgtcgtggctccagctctgcagccgttcagctctcatcctag
- the LOC117011439 gene encoding uncharacterized protein LOC117011439 isoform X3 — protein sequence MSREVDPKGCHLLEKSSQLVSQSTEPIKRSVEIHAGSEELLPFPGDRGLTSGKTTEREEEENAEVVNGDHQSKEGSGSDENCVGSVSAQAGSEGNCESFPDDSSEDPVEGSENSIKPKIPLSDPVVVPNFFLPPQEMETSMRLLSTSSHPSASPEGPLPERSSPWGAQPPGRTLSGAPQDAHPGVPAGPGVPTPALSRHRRGHTDPGCLHHRGCGRGLRAAHRRGQGAVPGQRGPVEQRAPLQQHCGRYRTIAREEGIRGLWRGTPPNIARNAVINCGELVTYDLIKDALLRAQLMADNVPCHFVAAFGAGFCATVVASPVDVVKTRYMNASPGQYSNALSCLLALLTQDGPAGLYKGSGSEMFQLMAAPVPSRSLSWAFLHLCQWTLLQLGKSACASWLQLCMQFSSHPRASEAHPTLGLSPSLPVDSSAAWKVSMCVVAPALQPFSSHPRALKPTPRWAFLHLCQRILVQLGRAACASWLQLCSRSALILEP from the exons ATGAGCAGAGAAGTGGATCCCAAAGGCTGCCATcttctggaaaaatccagtCAGTTGGTGTCTCAG AGCACTGAACCCATCAAGAGAAGTGTAGAGATCCATGcaggctctgaggagctgctgccattcccaggagACAGGGGTTTGACCAGTGGAAAAACCactgagagagaggaggaggaaaatgctgaGGTTGTAAATGGAGATCATCAAAGCAAAGAAGGAAGTGGTTCTGATGAGAACTGTGTTGGGAGTGTATCAGCACAAGCTGGCTCAGAAGGAAACTGTGAGAGCTTCCCTGATGACAGCAGTGAAGACCCAGTGGAAGGCTCAGAAAACTCCATcaaaccaaaaatcccttt ATCTGATCCTGTTGTTGTTCCCAACTTCTTCCTTCCACCCCAGGAGATGGAAACCTCCATGAGACTGCTCAGCACTTCCTCTCATCCCTCTGCATCTCCAGAGGG CCCTCTCCCGGAGAGAAGCTCACCCTGGGGGGCACAACCCCCTGGGAGGACCCTCAGTGGAGCACCGCAGGACGCTCACCCCggggtccctgcagggccaggagtccCAACACCCGCCCTCTCCAGGCACAGGCGTGGGCACACGGATCCTGGCTGCCTGCACCACAGGGGCTGTGGCCGTGGCCTGCGCGCAGCCCACCGACGTGGTCAAGGTGCGGTTCCAGGCCAGCGCGGCCCTGTCGAACAGCGCGCCCCGctacagcagcactgtggaCGCTACCGCACCATCGCCAGGGAGGAGGGGATCCGCGGGCTCTGGAGAG GGACGCCGCCCAACATCGCCCGCAATGCCGTCATCAACTGCGGGGAGCTCGTCACCTACGACCTCATCAAGGACGCGCTGCTGCGggcacagctcatggcag ACAATGTCCCGTGCCACTTCGTGGCCGCCTTTGGCGCCGGGTTCTGTGCCACAGTGGTGGCATCGCCGGTGGACGTGGTGAAGACGCGGTACATGAACGCCAGCCCCGGGCAGTACAGCAACGCCCTGAGCtgcctcctggccctgctcacgCAGGATGGCCCCGCCGGCCTCTACAAGGG ctctggctctgagATGTTCCAGTTGATGGCTGCTCCAGTTCCTTCCAG GTCCCTGAG ctgggcctttctccatctctgccagtggactctTCTGCAGCTTGGAAAGTcagcatgtgcgtcgtggctccagctctgcatgcagttcagctctcatcctagagcctctgaagcccaccccacg ctgggcctttctccatctctgccagtggactctTCTGCAGCTTGGAAAGTcagcatgtgcgtcgtggctccagctctgcagccgttcagctctcatcctagagccttgaagcccaccccacg ctgggcctttctccatctctgccagcgGATTCTTGTGCAGCTTGGAAGGgcagcatgtgcgtcgtggctccagctctgcagccgttcagctctcatcctagagccttga
- the LOC117011439 gene encoding uncharacterized protein LOC117011439 isoform X6, with the protein MSREVDPKGCHLLEKSSQLVSQSTEPIKRSVEIHAGSEELLPFPGDRGLTSGKTTEREEEENAEVVNGDHQSKEGSGSDENCVGSVSAQAGSEGNCESFPDDSSEDPVEGSENSIKPKIPLSDPVVVPNFFLPPQEMETSMRLLSTSSHPSASPEGPLPERSSPWGAQPPGRTLSGAPQDAHPGVPAGPGVPTPALSRHRRGHTDPGCLHHRGCGRGLRAAHRRGQGAVPGQRGPVEQRAPLQQHCGRYRTIAREEGIRGLWRGTPPNIARNAVINCGELVTYDLIKDALLRAQLMADNVPCHFVAAFGAGFCATVVASPVDVVKTRYMNASPGQYSNALSCLLALLTQDGPAGLYKGSGSEMFQLMAAPVPSRSLSWAFLHLCQWTLLQLGKSACASWLQLCMQFSSHPRASEAHPTLGLSPSLPVDSSAARKVSMCVVAPALLQFSSHPRALKPTPRWAFLHLCQWTLLHLGKSACASWLQLCCSSALILEP; encoded by the exons ATGAGCAGAGAAGTGGATCCCAAAGGCTGCCATcttctggaaaaatccagtCAGTTGGTGTCTCAG AGCACTGAACCCATCAAGAGAAGTGTAGAGATCCATGcaggctctgaggagctgctgccattcccaggagACAGGGGTTTGACCAGTGGAAAAACCactgagagagaggaggaggaaaatgctgaGGTTGTAAATGGAGATCATCAAAGCAAAGAAGGAAGTGGTTCTGATGAGAACTGTGTTGGGAGTGTATCAGCACAAGCTGGCTCAGAAGGAAACTGTGAGAGCTTCCCTGATGACAGCAGTGAAGACCCAGTGGAAGGCTCAGAAAACTCCATcaaaccaaaaatcccttt ATCTGATCCTGTTGTTGTTCCCAACTTCTTCCTTCCACCCCAGGAGATGGAAACCTCCATGAGACTGCTCAGCACTTCCTCTCATCCCTCTGCATCTCCAGAGGG CCCTCTCCCGGAGAGAAGCTCACCCTGGGGGGCACAACCCCCTGGGAGGACCCTCAGTGGAGCACCGCAGGACGCTCACCCCggggtccctgcagggccaggagtccCAACACCCGCCCTCTCCAGGCACAGGCGTGGGCACACGGATCCTGGCTGCCTGCACCACAGGGGCTGTGGCCGTGGCCTGCGCGCAGCCCACCGACGTGGTCAAGGTGCGGTTCCAGGCCAGCGCGGCCCTGTCGAACAGCGCGCCCCGctacagcagcactgtggaCGCTACCGCACCATCGCCAGGGAGGAGGGGATCCGCGGGCTCTGGAGAG GGACGCCGCCCAACATCGCCCGCAATGCCGTCATCAACTGCGGGGAGCTCGTCACCTACGACCTCATCAAGGACGCGCTGCTGCGggcacagctcatggcag ACAATGTCCCGTGCCACTTCGTGGCCGCCTTTGGCGCCGGGTTCTGTGCCACAGTGGTGGCATCGCCGGTGGACGTGGTGAAGACGCGGTACATGAACGCCAGCCCCGGGCAGTACAGCAACGCCCTGAGCtgcctcctggccctgctcacgCAGGATGGCCCCGCCGGCCTCTACAAGGG ctctggctctgagATGTTCCAGTTGATGGCTGCTCCAGTTCCTTCCAG GTCCCTGAG ctgggcctttctccatctctgccagtggactctTCTGCAGCTTGGAAAGTcagcatgtgcgtcgtggctccagctctgcatgcagttcagctctcatcctagagcctctgaagcccaccccacg ctgggcctttctccatctctgccagtggactctTCTGCAGCTCGGAAAGTcagcatgtgcgtcgtggctccagctctgctgcagttcagctctcatcctagagccttgaagcccaccccacg ctgggcctttctccatctctgccagtggactctTCTGCACCTTGGAAAGTcagcatgtgcgtcgtggctccagctctgctgcagttcagctctcatcctagagccttga
- the LOC117011439 gene encoding uncharacterized protein LOC117011439 isoform X2: MSREVDPKGCHLLEKSSQLVSQSTEPIKRSVEIHAGSEELLPFPGDRGLTSGKTTEREEEENAEVVNGDHQSKEGSGSDENCVGSVSAQAGSEGNCESFPDDSSEDPVEGSENSIKPKIPLSDPVVVPNFFLPPQEMETSMRLLSTSSHPSASPEGPLPERSSPWGAQPPGRTLSGAPQDAHPGVPAGPGVPTPALSRHRRGHTDPGCLHHRGCGRGLRAAHRRGQGAVPGQRGPVEQRAPLQQHCGRYRTIAREEGIRGLWRGTPPNIARNAVINCGELVTYDLIKDALLRAQLMADNVPCHFVAAFGAGFCATVVASPVDVVKTRYMNASPGQYSNALSCLLALLTQDGPAGLYKGSGSEMFQLMAAPVPSRSLSWAFLHLCQWTLLQLGKSACASWLQLCMQFSSHPRASEAHPTLGLSPSLPADSCAAWKGSMCVVAPALQPFSSHPRALKPTPRWAFLHLCQWTLLQLGKSACASWLQLCIRSALILEPPSPPHAGPFSISASGLFCSLESQHVRRGSSSAAVQLSS; this comes from the exons ATGAGCAGAGAAGTGGATCCCAAAGGCTGCCATcttctggaaaaatccagtCAGTTGGTGTCTCAG AGCACTGAACCCATCAAGAGAAGTGTAGAGATCCATGcaggctctgaggagctgctgccattcccaggagACAGGGGTTTGACCAGTGGAAAAACCactgagagagaggaggaggaaaatgctgaGGTTGTAAATGGAGATCATCAAAGCAAAGAAGGAAGTGGTTCTGATGAGAACTGTGTTGGGAGTGTATCAGCACAAGCTGGCTCAGAAGGAAACTGTGAGAGCTTCCCTGATGACAGCAGTGAAGACCCAGTGGAAGGCTCAGAAAACTCCATcaaaccaaaaatcccttt ATCTGATCCTGTTGTTGTTCCCAACTTCTTCCTTCCACCCCAGGAGATGGAAACCTCCATGAGACTGCTCAGCACTTCCTCTCATCCCTCTGCATCTCCAGAGGG CCCTCTCCCGGAGAGAAGCTCACCCTGGGGGGCACAACCCCCTGGGAGGACCCTCAGTGGAGCACCGCAGGACGCTCACCCCggggtccctgcagggccaggagtccCAACACCCGCCCTCTCCAGGCACAGGCGTGGGCACACGGATCCTGGCTGCCTGCACCACAGGGGCTGTGGCCGTGGCCTGCGCGCAGCCCACCGACGTGGTCAAGGTGCGGTTCCAGGCCAGCGCGGCCCTGTCGAACAGCGCGCCCCGctacagcagcactgtggaCGCTACCGCACCATCGCCAGGGAGGAGGGGATCCGCGGGCTCTGGAGAG GGACGCCGCCCAACATCGCCCGCAATGCCGTCATCAACTGCGGGGAGCTCGTCACCTACGACCTCATCAAGGACGCGCTGCTGCGggcacagctcatggcag ACAATGTCCCGTGCCACTTCGTGGCCGCCTTTGGCGCCGGGTTCTGTGCCACAGTGGTGGCATCGCCGGTGGACGTGGTGAAGACGCGGTACATGAACGCCAGCCCCGGGCAGTACAGCAACGCCCTGAGCtgcctcctggccctgctcacgCAGGATGGCCCCGCCGGCCTCTACAAGGG ctctggctctgagATGTTCCAGTTGATGGCTGCTCCAGTTCCTTCCAG GTCCCTGAG ctgggcctttctccatctctgccagtggactctTCTGCAGCTTGGAAAGTcagcatgtgcgtcgtggctccagctctgcatgcagttcagctctcatcctagagcctctgaagcccaccccacg ctgggcctttctccatctctgccagcgGATTCTTGTGCAGCTTGGAAGGgcagcatgtgcgtcgtggctccagctctgcagccgttcagctctcatcctagagccttgaagcccaccccacg ctgggcctttctccatctctgccagtggactctTCTGCAGCTTGGAAAGTcagcatgtgcgtcgtggctccagctctgcatccgttcagctctcatcctagagcctccaagcccaccccacg ctgggcctttctccatctctgccagtggactctTCTGCAGCTTGGAAAGTcagcatgtgcgtcgtggctccagctctgcagctgttcagctctcatcctag
- the LOC117011439 gene encoding uncharacterized protein LOC117011439 isoform X7 yields MSREVDPKGCHLLEKSSQLVSQSTEPIKRSVEIHAGSEELLPFPGDRGLTSGKTTEREEEENAEVVNGDHQSKEGSGSDENCVGSVSAQAGSEGNCESFPDDSSEDPVEGSENSIKPKIPLSDPVVVPNFFLPPQEMETSMRLLSTSSHPSASPEGPLPERSSPWGAQPPGRTLSGAPQDAHPGVPAGPGVPTPALSRHRRGHTDPGCLHHRGCGRGLRAAHRRGQGAVPGQRGPVEQRAPLQQHCGRYRTIAREEGIRGLWRGTPPNIARNAVINCGELVTYDLIKDALLRAQLMADNVPCHFVAAFGAGFCATVVASPVDVVKTRYMNASPGQYSNALSCLLALLTQDGPAGLYKGSGSEMFQLMAAPVPSRSLRIQSGIALEAT; encoded by the exons ATGAGCAGAGAAGTGGATCCCAAAGGCTGCCATcttctggaaaaatccagtCAGTTGGTGTCTCAG AGCACTGAACCCATCAAGAGAAGTGTAGAGATCCATGcaggctctgaggagctgctgccattcccaggagACAGGGGTTTGACCAGTGGAAAAACCactgagagagaggaggaggaaaatgctgaGGTTGTAAATGGAGATCATCAAAGCAAAGAAGGAAGTGGTTCTGATGAGAACTGTGTTGGGAGTGTATCAGCACAAGCTGGCTCAGAAGGAAACTGTGAGAGCTTCCCTGATGACAGCAGTGAAGACCCAGTGGAAGGCTCAGAAAACTCCATcaaaccaaaaatcccttt ATCTGATCCTGTTGTTGTTCCCAACTTCTTCCTTCCACCCCAGGAGATGGAAACCTCCATGAGACTGCTCAGCACTTCCTCTCATCCCTCTGCATCTCCAGAGGG CCCTCTCCCGGAGAGAAGCTCACCCTGGGGGGCACAACCCCCTGGGAGGACCCTCAGTGGAGCACCGCAGGACGCTCACCCCggggtccctgcagggccaggagtccCAACACCCGCCCTCTCCAGGCACAGGCGTGGGCACACGGATCCTGGCTGCCTGCACCACAGGGGCTGTGGCCGTGGCCTGCGCGCAGCCCACCGACGTGGTCAAGGTGCGGTTCCAGGCCAGCGCGGCCCTGTCGAACAGCGCGCCCCGctacagcagcactgtggaCGCTACCGCACCATCGCCAGGGAGGAGGGGATCCGCGGGCTCTGGAGAG GGACGCCGCCCAACATCGCCCGCAATGCCGTCATCAACTGCGGGGAGCTCGTCACCTACGACCTCATCAAGGACGCGCTGCTGCGggcacagctcatggcag ACAATGTCCCGTGCCACTTCGTGGCCGCCTTTGGCGCCGGGTTCTGTGCCACAGTGGTGGCATCGCCGGTGGACGTGGTGAAGACGCGGTACATGAACGCCAGCCCCGGGCAGTACAGCAACGCCCTGAGCtgcctcctggccctgctcacgCAGGATGGCCCCGCCGGCCTCTACAAGGG ctctggctctgagATGTTCCAGTTGATGGCTGCTCCAGTTCCTTCCAG GTCCCTGAG gatCCAGTCTGGGATAGCCCTAGAAGCCACATGA